A single Parabacteroides timonensis DNA region contains:
- a CDS encoding alginate lyase family protein — MNTKFLSLISIIAFVFSSCSHKARLKKQVSDLLRYEVVLRGNEALEEEPVTVTSFVAERSVGGIHDFYSEGDYWWPNPASPDSAYIRRDGETNPNNFVAHRHAMIRFSTIVGDLTSAWIITRDEKYIEQALKHIHAWFIDAKTHMNPDLQYAQAIKGIATGRGIGIIDTIHLLEVVQSLIVMEQNNLLPEEEAVAIKDWFSKYLYWLANHPYGKDEMNAKNNHGTCWVMQAALFAKYTGNTEVLDFCRDRFQTVLLPDQMDTDGSFPLELKRTKPYGYSLFNLDAMATLCHILSDENHNLWQYTTEDGRNMQKGVAWLFPYIKDKSIWPFDKDVMYWDEWPVAHPALLFSAYDTPNENYMSTWSTLEHFPLHDEVVRNLPIRHPLLWL; from the coding sequence ATGAATACAAAGTTTTTATCGTTGATTTCAATTATCGCATTTGTTTTTAGTTCCTGCTCTCATAAAGCACGATTGAAAAAACAAGTATCCGACCTGTTGCGCTATGAAGTTGTCCTTCGGGGAAATGAGGCGCTGGAAGAGGAACCTGTCACAGTAACTTCCTTTGTGGCTGAACGAAGTGTCGGTGGAATTCACGATTTTTATTCCGAAGGCGATTACTGGTGGCCGAATCCAGCCAGTCCGGATAGCGCTTACATCCGTCGTGACGGGGAGACGAATCCCAATAATTTTGTGGCCCACCGTCATGCAATGATCCGCTTCAGTACTATCGTTGGCGACCTTACTTCTGCTTGGATCATTACCCGGGATGAAAAATACATTGAGCAAGCCTTAAAACATATTCATGCCTGGTTCATAGATGCTAAAACACACATGAATCCAGATCTTCAATATGCCCAGGCTATCAAAGGAATCGCAACAGGTCGTGGAATCGGTATTATCGATACGATTCATCTGTTGGAAGTCGTCCAATCCCTGATCGTGATGGAGCAGAATAACTTACTTCCGGAAGAAGAGGCAGTTGCAATAAAAGACTGGTTTTCAAAGTATTTGTATTGGCTGGCCAATCATCCCTATGGAAAAGATGAAATGAATGCAAAAAATAATCATGGTACTTGCTGGGTGATGCAGGCTGCCCTGTTCGCTAAATATACAGGAAATACAGAGGTTCTGGATTTTTGTAGAGATCGTTTCCAGACCGTTCTATTGCCGGATCAAATGGATACGGACGGTAGTTTTCCGTTAGAATTGAAACGGACAAAACCATATGGATATTCCCTTTTTAACCTGGATGCGATGGCAACGCTCTGTCATATCCTCTCTGATGAGAATCATAATCTATGGCAATATACAACGGAAGACGGGCGAAATATGCAGAAAGGTGTGGCGTGGCTCTTTCCTTATATAAAAGATAAATCAATATGGCCTTTCGACAAAGATGTGATGTATTGGGATGAATGGCCTGTGGCACATCCGGCCTTGTTGTTCAGTGCTTACGATACACCGAATGAAAACTATATGTCTACCTGGTCGACGTTAGAACATTTTCCGTTACATGATGAGGTAGTCAGGAATTTACCTATTCGTCATCCGTTACTGTGGTTGTGA
- a CDS encoding glycoside hydrolase family protein translates to MKLKTPVLFLLVVLASCGTDLDLVQDNFSFASTQLKQAFVEMDAVRSAEPREKQVLRDKQNQGPLASPRNVEADGTLHMVVSRDWTSGFFPGELWYMYEYTKNNFWKEKAREQTALIEREKMNGGTHDMGFKVYCSFGNGYRLTGDAIYKDVLLQAAYTLTTRYKEKVGVIRSWDHSRDKWDCPVIIDNMMNLELLFWAFRTSGDSLFYNVAVNHARTTMKNHFRKDYSSYHVVDYDTITGNVLHKHTHQGYAHESAWSRGQAWGLYGYTMCYRETGLPEFLEQAKHIENYIFSHPNLPEDQIPYWDFDAPGIPAEPRDVSAATVTASALYELSMYDSANRSDYVTKANTILENLSREYRTAPGKDRGFLLLHSTGSKMHNVEVDVPIVYADYYYLEALLRKQKLEKEGTAIL, encoded by the coding sequence ATGAAGCTCAAAACTCCTGTCTTATTTTTATTGGTTGTCCTAGCCTCTTGCGGAACCGACCTGGACCTTGTTCAGGATAATTTTTCTTTTGCTTCAACACAGTTAAAGCAAGCTTTTGTTGAAATGGATGCCGTCCGTTCCGCAGAACCCAGAGAGAAGCAAGTCTTGCGTGATAAGCAGAATCAGGGGCCATTGGCCAGTCCACGTAATGTTGAAGCCGACGGCACACTGCACATGGTAGTTTCCCGTGATTGGACCAGCGGATTCTTTCCTGGCGAACTTTGGTATATGTATGAATATACCAAAAATAACTTCTGGAAAGAAAAGGCCCGTGAACAAACCGCTTTGATAGAGCGTGAAAAGATGAACGGGGGAACGCATGACATGGGCTTTAAGGTGTATTGCAGTTTTGGGAATGGTTATCGTCTGACCGGAGATGCAATTTACAAAGATGTTTTGTTGCAGGCCGCTTATACATTGACTACCCGTTATAAAGAAAAAGTAGGAGTGATCCGTTCATGGGATCATAGCCGGGATAAATGGGATTGCCCGGTCATTATTGACAATATGATGAATCTGGAACTTCTTTTCTGGGCATTCAGGACGAGTGGCGATTCCTTGTTTTATAACGTTGCTGTAAATCATGCCCGTACTACCATGAAGAATCATTTTCGTAAAGATTATAGTTCTTATCATGTGGTTGATTACGATACGATAACAGGGAATGTGTTGCATAAACATACCCATCAGGGGTATGCACATGAATCGGCCTGGTCGCGTGGCCAGGCCTGGGGGCTTTACGGATATACCATGTGCTACCGTGAAACAGGTTTGCCTGAATTTCTGGAACAGGCGAAACATATAGAGAACTACATCTTTTCGCATCCGAACCTGCCGGAAGATCAGATCCCTTATTGGGATTTCGATGCTCCAGGAATACCGGCCGAACCTCGTGACGTATCGGCTGCAACTGTAACGGCTTCCGCTTTATACGAGTTGAGTATGTATGATTCTGCAAACCGTTCCGATTATGTCACAAAAGCAAATACGATCCTGGAGAATCTATCCCGGGAGTATCGTACTGCGCCCGGCAAAGATAGAGGCTTTCTATTATTACACAGTACAGGCTCTAAAATGCATAACGTAGAGGTAGATGTCCCGATCGTATATGCCGATTATTATTATCTGGAAGCTCTCCTTAGAAAACAGAAACTGGAAAAGGAAGGAACTGCGATATTATAA
- a CDS encoding hybrid sensor histidine kinase/response regulator transcription factor yields MIRIFLPTLFIIISVLITHAEKTNYLYSFNSDLNEGISQLSVMDIYQDSKGYLWFATKNGLNRFNGKEYMIYRREDGNEQSLSGNSISSITEDREGFLWVGTNKGLNRIDLNTDQIKRYTSTTDGLTQGGITKVYTDAAGDLWVEIRGSLNRYNREEDRFEQILLNDEFKGATLSTIFEDSSGRYWIGTREKGIYLCDHNMNVISHFTRESKNMSLNNNDITCIYEDVYKQIWIGSKYGLNKIDLLNNDVLSFTSENSGLSNNSVRCLIEWQGKLLVGTFDGIFSVEPKSGQIVKVSGYDDVNHSLSHYSVYAFYVDRDHTLWVGTFAGGINYLNKYTNRFVLHRPEDELNIRTGIYGAITYEFPSDLWIATEGYGLLNYNNQTGKSRYYLIDPSANFAFNTNIIKSVLYEDGYIWCGTTKGEIYKFNIKTKKFTLYHQYPVEYSIYSIMRDHKGYLWVGGASTEFGLTCFVNDQLVTTFTNNQDEPFYLSNVRCILEEEDGILLLGSTADGLLRFDTNKKQLMKYSNEASVESFRIPNNYVSAIIRTKSGEIWVSTYGGGIFKFDKTNHIQRIMTTKQGLLDNNICTLVESSDQKLWMSTVNGLIMFNPADGEVRNYHRHNGIDIREFTLHSGIALPDGNLCFAGSNGFVTFQVAAMDKNENIPSVVLEQLSVNNQPIAVGDESDILDKVLDSMDTIRLHYNENNFSITYQALNYIYSTQNQYAYKLEGYDNDWNYVGGRHSAFYTNLSPGKYVFHVKGSNNDGVWNEQGRSLTIIVQPPLWRTWYAYLFYVIALVAIGYAILRYVSIKRNLEAGLRMKQLEKQKQEEFHDAKIRLFTNFSHELRTPLMLIITPFEELVKRVDIPMELHQKLSIIYKNAQKLLLLVNQLMDLHKNQAGSLELKVSEGDVCEYIKEIYYAFNQIALTNEVAFSLNCTPKTIRAWFDKSLLEKVVFNLLSNAFKYTPSGESVTMEVTETSLSGLDPKRTDGLYKEENANYLVLKVKDSGKGIEEGEVDKIFTPFYQIPETSGINLSGTGIGLSLVYTIVQLHHGIIYVDNTGQKGACFVVILPISRSAFAEDQIENVEFDKISEVTNMEDISVSLPAIEKQEGPKYKILLVEDDKDVRSYLKNSLETEYTVIEAVDGVRAYEKVIQDFPDLVLSDIMMPKRDGLELCTMIKNDIRVGHIPVILMTARSMVVHIKEGFQAGADDYIVKPFNMDVLQTRIRSLLASREQLKKLYGKRFSPEVMGIEVKSADERFSQKLFDVIERNISNEKLDVELLCTEIGISRANLYRKLKSITELSPMELIRNKRLEMAAKLLKDSEMNVSEIAVHLGFNSHSYFSNSFKAFYGYTPTEFVQIKDHSE; encoded by the coding sequence ATGATCAGGATATTTTTACCTACACTATTCATAATCATTTCCGTATTAATTACGCATGCCGAAAAGACAAACTATTTGTATTCTTTTAATTCGGATTTGAATGAAGGTATTTCCCAGCTTTCCGTCATGGATATATACCAGGATTCGAAAGGGTATTTGTGGTTTGCCACCAAGAACGGGCTGAACCGGTTTAATGGAAAGGAATATATGATTTATCGCCGGGAAGACGGAAATGAACAAAGTTTGTCCGGCAATTCCATATCTTCGATTACGGAAGACCGGGAAGGTTTTCTTTGGGTGGGTACTAATAAGGGATTGAACCGGATAGATTTGAATACTGATCAGATTAAAAGATATACTTCGACAACTGACGGATTGACTCAGGGAGGTATCACAAAAGTATATACCGATGCTGCCGGTGATCTCTGGGTTGAGATCAGAGGAAGTTTAAACCGTTATAATAGAGAAGAAGATCGTTTTGAACAAATCCTGTTGAACGATGAATTTAAAGGAGCTACTCTATCCACTATCTTTGAAGACAGCTCGGGCAGGTATTGGATTGGAACGAGGGAAAAAGGTATTTATTTGTGTGACCATAACATGAATGTAATCAGCCATTTTACCCGTGAGTCGAAAAATATGTCATTGAATAATAATGATATCACCTGTATATATGAAGACGTATATAAGCAAATATGGATCGGTAGCAAGTACGGATTAAATAAGATCGATTTACTTAATAATGATGTTCTTTCGTTTACAAGTGAGAATAGCGGGTTGAGTAATAATTCCGTTCGGTGCCTGATAGAATGGCAAGGAAAACTGTTGGTAGGAACTTTCGACGGAATATTCTCTGTTGAACCCAAGTCCGGACAGATAGTAAAAGTGTCCGGTTATGATGATGTTAACCATTCGTTGAGCCATTATTCCGTCTATGCTTTTTATGTGGACCGCGATCATACGTTATGGGTCGGCACATTTGCAGGTGGTATCAATTATCTGAATAAATACACCAATCGTTTTGTGCTTCACAGGCCTGAAGATGAATTGAATATTCGTACCGGTATTTATGGGGCGATAACCTATGAGTTTCCTTCGGATTTATGGATTGCCACAGAAGGATACGGGCTCTTGAATTATAATAACCAGACGGGAAAGTCACGATATTACCTGATAGATCCTTCGGCTAATTTTGCTTTTAATACGAATATCATCAAATCTGTTTTGTATGAAGACGGATATATATGGTGCGGAACCACTAAAGGGGAGATCTATAAGTTTAATATCAAGACGAAGAAGTTTACTCTTTATCATCAATACCCAGTGGAATATTCCATCTACTCCATTATGCGGGACCATAAAGGGTATTTGTGGGTAGGAGGAGCATCGACAGAATTCGGCCTGACTTGTTTTGTGAACGATCAACTGGTAACGACTTTTACCAATAATCAGGATGAACCTTTTTATCTATCGAATGTCCGTTGCATTCTGGAAGAGGAAGATGGCATTTTATTGTTAGGCAGTACGGCGGATGGTCTACTCCGTTTCGATACGAATAAGAAGCAATTGATGAAATACTCCAACGAAGCATCGGTGGAAAGTTTCCGTATTCCCAATAATTATGTATCAGCTATTATCCGCACAAAATCGGGTGAAATATGGGTATCTACTTATGGCGGTGGTATTTTTAAGTTTGACAAAACAAACCATATCCAACGGATCATGACCACTAAACAGGGGTTGTTGGATAATAACATCTGTACCTTGGTAGAGAGTAGCGACCAAAAACTTTGGATGAGTACCGTAAACGGATTAATCATGTTTAATCCTGCGGATGGGGAAGTCAGAAATTACCATCGTCATAACGGAATTGATATCCGGGAGTTTACATTACATAGTGGAATTGCTTTGCCGGATGGTAATCTGTGTTTTGCCGGAAGCAATGGCTTTGTTACTTTCCAGGTGGCAGCAATGGATAAGAATGAAAACATTCCGTCTGTGGTGCTGGAACAACTTTCCGTCAATAACCAGCCGATAGCTGTGGGAGATGAGTCGGATATTCTGGATAAGGTACTGGATAGTATGGATACGATCCGTTTACATTATAACGAGAATAACTTTTCAATCACCTACCAGGCATTGAACTATATTTATTCTACTCAAAATCAATATGCTTATAAACTGGAAGGATATGATAACGATTGGAATTATGTAGGAGGGCGTCATTCTGCATTTTATACCAATCTGAGTCCGGGTAAATATGTCTTTCATGTGAAAGGTTCTAATAATGACGGAGTATGGAATGAACAGGGACGCTCGTTGACTATTATCGTTCAACCTCCTTTATGGAGAACCTGGTATGCCTACTTGTTTTATGTGATCGCATTGGTAGCCATTGGTTATGCTATCCTTCGTTATGTAAGTATCAAGCGTAACCTGGAAGCTGGTTTGAGAATGAAGCAGTTGGAGAAACAAAAACAGGAAGAGTTTCATGATGCCAAGATTCGTTTGTTCACGAACTTCTCCCACGAATTGCGTACCCCTTTGATGTTGATTATCACTCCGTTTGAAGAGCTGGTCAAGCGGGTAGATATTCCGATGGAACTGCATCAGAAGCTTTCTATTATCTACAAGAATGCCCAGAAACTTTTACTTTTGGTGAACCAGTTGATGGATTTACATAAGAATCAGGCGGGAAGCCTTGAGTTGAAGGTCAGCGAAGGGGATGTTTGCGAATATATAAAAGAGATTTATTATGCTTTCAACCAGATTGCTTTGACCAATGAGGTTGCTTTCTCGTTGAACTGTACTCCTAAAACAATCCGGGCCTGGTTCGATAAGTCTCTTTTGGAGAAAGTTGTATTCAACCTTTTATCGAATGCGTTCAAATATACTCCGTCCGGTGAGTCCGTCACGATGGAAGTTACGGAGACCTCATTGAGCGGATTGGATCCGAAACGTACCGATGGCCTGTATAAGGAGGAAAATGCGAACTATCTGGTATTGAAAGTGAAAGATTCCGGGAAAGGTATCGAAGAAGGGGAGGTGGATAAGATATTTACACCTTTTTATCAGATCCCGGAAACATCCGGGATTAACCTGTCCGGTACGGGAATAGGCTTGAGCCTTGTATATACGATTGTACAGCTTCATCATGGGATTATCTATGTGGACAATACTGGGCAGAAAGGGGCTTGCTTTGTAGTCATCCTTCCGATTTCCCGTTCGGCTTTCGCAGAAGATCAGATTGAAAACGTAGAGTTTGATAAAATATCGGAAGTAACGAATATGGAAGATATATCCGTATCGCTCCCGGCTATAGAAAAGCAGGAAGGGCCGAAATATAAAATCTTATTGGTTGAAGACGATAAGGATGTGCGTAGTTATCTGAAGAATAGTCTGGAAACCGAATATACCGTTATAGAAGCGGTAGACGGAGTGAGAGCTTATGAAAAGGTGATCCAGGACTTCCCCGATCTTGTCCTCAGTGATATCATGATGCCGAAGCGTGACGGGCTGGAACTTTGTACCATGATTAAAAACGACATACGGGTAGGGCATATCCCGGTGATCCTGATGACGGCACGTTCCATGGTGGTACATATAAAGGAAGGATTCCAGGCCGGAGCAGACGATTATATCGTCAAACCATTCAATATGGATGTGTTACAAACGCGTATCCGCAGTCTCCTGGCTTCCAGGGAGCAGTTGAAAAAACTGTATGGGAAACGTTTCTCACCGGAAGTGATGGGGATTGAAGTCAAATCGGCAGATGAACGTTTCTCCCAGAAACTGTTTGACGTGATTGAACGGAATATCTCCAACGAAAAGCTGGATGTCGAATTATTATGTACGGAGATTGGTATCAGCCGGGCAAACTTATACCGCAAACTGAAGTCCATCACCGAACTTTCTCCGATGGAACTAATCCGCAACAAACGTTTGGAGATGGCTGCGAAATTATTAAAAGATTCGGAAATGAATGTTTCCGAAATTGCAGTCCATCTGGGATTTAATAGTCATTCTTACTTCTCGAACTCCTTTAAGGCATTTTACGGTTATACCCCGACTGAGTTTGTACAGATAAAAGATCATTCGGAATAG
- a CDS encoding glycoside hydrolase family 2 protein has product MRNILYTCLFLFYCLSVAGKVPSNQKIRLTENWEYLKGDLGGIWEAVRPASPGNPETVPVWQKVTLPHCFNAEDAVDPDINYYQGPGWYKTLLTIDNPYAEGRVVLDFEGAGQKTKVYIYTTLVGEHVGGYDEWSVDITDAVKSFMADDQLVKRFKGKVPLSIRCDNSRDLEMIPSDLSDFNLYGGLYRYLNLVYLPKTSFELIRLEPELSAGRKEGTVRIKASFYNPEDIREADVTVAIYDADRKQVYSQTVDNVLPLGNLLLAEAKIKNPALWDVDSPNLYTCELTVKADGQSLTVSERFGFRQFEFKEKGPFFLNGRRLLLRGTHRHEDHAGVAQAMTEDMMRTEMQMMKDMGVNFIRLGHYQQSDIILRLCDELGILVWEEIPWCRGGLGGETYKEQARRMLTNMIDQHHNHPSVIIWGLGNENDWPNDFSTFDKGAIRAFMKEQHDLSHRLDDTRMTAIRRCAFCSDIVDVYSPSIWAGWYRGIFTDYKSVSEEEMKKVKHFLHVEWGGDSHARRHSENGFANLKGIESGKGADERDGDASLYGGAARASKDGDWSESYVVRLIDWHLKEQETMPWLTGSAYWPFKDFSTPVRPENPVPYVNQKGVVERDFTPKESYYVFQSYWTTKPMVHIYGHSWSVRWGNKGDRKEILVYSNCEAVELFVNGISQGVKKRNSQDYPAAGLRWNCVYEEGNNEIRAVAVKGKTEVTDEICQEYQTAKWGKEASVTLSVISREGDTVLLEAQLFDKDGVRCLDSKEYIEFEIAGDGSLIQNQGTSTGSRKVQAYNGRARIKANLNKGKSIIAVKSDGIPTTFIELM; this is encoded by the coding sequence ATGAGAAACATTCTTTATACCTGTCTTTTCCTGTTCTACTGTTTATCGGTGGCAGGAAAAGTACCCAGTAATCAGAAAATACGGTTAACGGAAAATTGGGAATACCTGAAAGGCGACTTGGGAGGAATCTGGGAGGCTGTACGTCCGGCTTCACCGGGAAATCCGGAAACCGTGCCTGTCTGGCAGAAAGTTACTTTACCCCATTGCTTCAATGCAGAAGATGCCGTAGATCCCGATATCAATTATTATCAGGGTCCGGGCTGGTACAAAACATTATTGACTATTGATAATCCATACGCCGAAGGTCGTGTCGTACTCGATTTCGAAGGGGCCGGACAGAAAACGAAAGTCTATATTTATACGACTTTGGTTGGCGAGCATGTAGGCGGTTACGATGAATGGAGTGTCGATATAACCGATGCCGTAAAATCCTTTATGGCAGATGATCAGTTAGTGAAACGTTTCAAAGGGAAAGTGCCTTTATCTATCCGCTGTGACAATTCGCGCGATTTGGAAATGATCCCGTCCGATTTGTCCGACTTTAACTTGTATGGTGGTCTTTACCGTTACCTGAATCTGGTCTATTTGCCGAAAACATCCTTTGAACTGATCCGACTGGAGCCGGAACTTTCGGCCGGACGGAAAGAGGGAACCGTTCGTATAAAGGCCTCTTTCTATAATCCGGAAGATATTCGGGAAGCCGATGTCACCGTAGCTATCTATGATGCAGACCGTAAGCAGGTCTATTCTCAAACGGTTGACAACGTCCTGCCCCTTGGAAATCTGTTGCTGGCAGAAGCAAAGATCAAAAATCCTGCTTTATGGGATGTCGACTCTCCGAATCTTTATACTTGCGAACTGACTGTCAAAGCCGATGGTCAAAGCCTGACCGTCAGCGAACGTTTTGGCTTCCGTCAATTTGAATTTAAAGAGAAAGGTCCGTTCTTCCTGAATGGACGGCGACTTTTGCTTCGCGGAACTCACCGTCATGAAGATCATGCCGGAGTGGCACAGGCCATGACCGAAGATATGATGCGTACTGAAATGCAGATGATGAAAGATATGGGTGTCAACTTTATCCGTCTCGGGCATTATCAACAATCGGACATAATCCTCCGGCTTTGTGATGAACTGGGTATTCTGGTCTGGGAAGAAATACCCTGGTGTCGTGGCGGCTTGGGCGGAGAAACTTATAAGGAGCAGGCACGCCGTATGTTGACGAATATGATCGACCAGCATCATAACCACCCGTCTGTTATTATCTGGGGGTTGGGGAATGAAAACGACTGGCCGAATGATTTCAGCACGTTCGATAAAGGAGCTATCCGTGCTTTTATGAAAGAGCAACACGACCTGTCACACCGTTTGGATGATACCCGTATGACTGCCATACGTCGTTGTGCATTTTGCAGCGATATCGTCGATGTTTATTCTCCTTCCATCTGGGCAGGTTGGTATCGCGGTATATTCACCGATTATAAATCTGTATCCGAAGAAGAAATGAAGAAAGTAAAACATTTTCTGCATGTGGAATGGGGAGGTGATAGCCATGCCCGGCGTCATTCGGAAAATGGATTTGCCAACCTGAAAGGCATTGAGTCGGGAAAAGGTGCAGACGAACGCGATGGCGATGCCTCTTTATACGGAGGTGCAGCCCGCGCATCGAAAGATGGCGACTGGTCTGAAAGCTATGTTGTCCGCCTGATAGACTGGCATTTGAAAGAGCAGGAAACAATGCCGTGGCTAACAGGTTCTGCCTATTGGCCGTTTAAGGATTTCTCGACACCTGTCCGCCCTGAAAATCCGGTTCCATACGTGAATCAAAAGGGAGTTGTCGAACGCGATTTTACTCCGAAAGAAAGCTATTATGTCTTCCAATCCTACTGGACAACCAAGCCGATGGTGCATATCTATGGCCATAGCTGGTCGGTACGCTGGGGAAATAAAGGCGATCGTAAAGAGATTCTGGTTTACTCAAACTGCGAAGCTGTCGAATTATTCGTTAACGGCATCAGCCAGGGCGTGAAGAAACGCAACAGCCAGGATTATCCGGCAGCCGGACTGCGTTGGAACTGTGTGTATGAAGAGGGAAATAATGAGATTCGTGCTGTTGCCGTGAAAGGAAAAACTGAGGTGACGGATGAGATCTGCCAGGAATATCAGACGGCTAAGTGGGGCAAAGAAGCATCTGTTACATTGTCCGTCATTTCCCGTGAAGGCGATACCGTTCTATTGGAAGCGCAGCTTTTTGACAAAGATGGTGTTCGCTGTCTTGATTCAAAGGAATATATCGAGTTTGAAATAGCCGGCGACGGTTCGTTGATCCAGAATCAGGGAACATCTACCGGTAGTCGCAAGGTACAGGCTTATAATGGAAGAGCCCGGATTAAGGCGAATCTAAATAAAGGTAAGAGCATCATTGCTGTAAAGTCGGATGGCATTCCTACTACTTTTATAGAGCTGATGTAG
- a CDS encoding DUF5032 domain-containing protein, whose protein sequence is MKKYAFLFMIMIIGLLSCGDDDKPVVPELDKLSQITCTKGTDVVFFAYINYTNDDKIASIDFVDGKKIPFIYVDKKITMMNPEDGIERIEYTMGGSVILYKFVKKDNPYNREVYTSDKYDYNYSGSSLTGASRTMTWPKEGEGGYESQTFDKEETYSWENNNVVLFTQDKKRIEYKYSAALTPSNFPWRVIPSFNPVGFDAFSPINLLYGNRSRNLPESATYYSLSGEDDTTANYTYHFTTTGDYITAMTIQEQISSTDKIAETNTYNYTFTYSK, encoded by the coding sequence ATGAAAAAGTATGCATTTTTATTCATGATAATGATTATCGGATTATTATCTTGCGGAGATGATGATAAACCTGTTGTACCTGAATTGGACAAACTATCCCAGATCACATGTACCAAAGGGACGGATGTGGTGTTTTTTGCATATATCAATTATACGAATGATGATAAGATTGCTTCTATCGATTTTGTTGATGGAAAGAAGATACCTTTTATATATGTAGATAAAAAGATTACAATGATGAATCCGGAAGACGGCATCGAACGGATTGAATATACTATGGGAGGAAGTGTCATTCTCTACAAATTCGTTAAAAAGGATAATCCTTATAATAGAGAGGTTTACACAAGTGATAAATATGATTATAATTATAGTGGTTCCAGCCTGACTGGTGCTTCACGAACAATGACCTGGCCGAAAGAAGGAGAGGGCGGCTACGAATCACAAACATTTGACAAAGAAGAAACTTATTCATGGGAAAACAATAATGTTGTCCTTTTCACCCAGGATAAGAAAAGAATTGAATATAAATATAGTGCGGCCTTGACTCCGTCCAATTTTCCCTGGCGTGTGATACCATCTTTTAATCCGGTAGGTTTTGATGCTTTTTCTCCGATAAATCTACTTTATGGAAACCGAAGTAGGAACTTACCTGAATCGGCTACTTACTATAGTCTTTCCGGAGAGGATGATACAACAGCAAATTACACGTATCATTTTACAACTACCGGCGATTATATTACCGCCATGACAATTCAGGAACAAATCAGTTCTACCGATAAAATAGCAGAGACGAATACATATAATTATACGTTTACCTATTCAAAGTAA